The following are from one region of the Paenibacillus sabinae T27 genome:
- a CDS encoding LLM class flavin-dependent oxidoreductase, giving the protein MKFGIYVEMQNPKSNPKPHAQLYREVLEQIEHADKNGFNSFSTLEHHWFEEFSISANPLALYSAAAQRTNHIRFRTCSHVLPLHNPMVFAGQLAAADILTGGRIEVAFGRGHSWVFPKASIPLEQSRGRFMESLEILKLAWSQESFSYDGEYYKVKNVSIVPKPVQLPHPKIYTGGASNHNYELAGKEGWGVLITPMLPFSKVRQHLDIYRETCEKYGNKPDIVYVQAVYLDEDEQRAISEAEPYIKQFMAGNVSPTKEMPSREEMLAKDFAFYASGALEELVKIPYKTLVEEEYVWVGTPETIKEKVQQIVDECPGLTEISLLCTYGGMEHWRTIRTQQLFSERIMPHIHEKAPVIPG; this is encoded by the coding sequence ATGAAGTTTGGTATTTATGTGGAAATGCAAAATCCGAAGTCGAACCCGAAGCCCCACGCGCAGTTATATCGCGAAGTTCTGGAGCAGATTGAGCATGCCGACAAGAACGGCTTCAATTCCTTCTCTACGCTTGAGCATCACTGGTTTGAAGAGTTCTCCATCTCCGCGAATCCGCTGGCGCTTTATTCGGCGGCGGCGCAGCGGACGAACCATATCCGCTTCCGCACCTGCTCCCACGTCCTTCCGCTTCACAATCCGATGGTCTTCGCCGGTCAGCTGGCGGCCGCGGATATCCTAACGGGCGGCCGGATCGAAGTTGCCTTCGGTCGAGGCCATTCGTGGGTATTCCCGAAAGCGTCCATTCCGCTGGAGCAGAGCCGCGGCCGGTTTATGGAATCGCTGGAAATTCTGAAGCTGGCCTGGTCGCAGGAATCCTTCTCCTATGACGGCGAGTATTACAAGGTAAAGAACGTTTCGATCGTTCCGAAGCCGGTGCAGCTGCCGCATCCGAAAATTTATACCGGCGGCGCAAGCAACCACAACTACGAGCTGGCCGGCAAGGAAGGCTGGGGCGTCCTGATTACTCCAATGCTGCCGTTCAGCAAAGTGAGGCAGCACCTGGATATTTACCGCGAAACCTGCGAGAAGTACGGCAACAAGCCGGATATCGTATACGTCCAGGCAGTCTACCTGGATGAAGACGAGCAGCGGGCAATCAGCGAGGCTGAACCTTACATCAAGCAGTTTATGGCAGGCAACGTCTCTCCGACCAAGGAGATGCCTTCCCGGGAAGAAATGCTGGCCAAGGATTTCGCATTCTACGCGTCCGGCGCGTTGGAAGAGCTTGTGAAAATCCCCTATAAGACGCTTGTGGAAGAGGAATACGTATGGGTGGGCACTCCGGAGACGATTAAGGAAAAGGTCCAGCAGATCGTCGATGAATGCCCGGGACTAACGGAAATCAGCCTCCTCTGTACC
- a CDS encoding SDR family NAD(P)-dependent oxidoreductase, with protein sequence MDVSEHRTVIVTGSSQGIGLAIAGYFLDNGWRVAFVSLDLEQIRSRFQAKLDSGEALFFEMDVTDNAKIAECVSVVMERWGRVDALVNNAGIRTGTSIADTTPEEWNRIMSVNLGSTFFFSQAIAPVMKQQSQGRIINMSSFGGQFGPMTSSAAYSASKAGQLALTKVFARELAPYSVTVNAVAPASVRTPEMDKMDPAFIEKMVETIPVGRVGESEEVAELVYYLAAGSTGFITGATFDINGGRLMR encoded by the coding sequence ATGGATGTCTCGGAACACCGGACCGTTATCGTTACCGGCTCCTCGCAGGGAATCGGGCTCGCCATCGCTGGCTATTTCCTTGATAACGGCTGGCGTGTGGCATTTGTCAGCTTGGACCTGGAGCAAATCCGTTCCCGGTTTCAGGCGAAGCTGGACAGCGGGGAGGCTTTGTTTTTTGAAATGGATGTTACCGATAACGCCAAGATCGCCGAATGCGTGAGCGTTGTGATGGAGCGCTGGGGACGAGTCGACGCGCTGGTGAACAATGCCGGCATCCGGACAGGAACCTCCATTGCCGATACGACGCCGGAAGAGTGGAACCGTATCATGTCCGTTAATTTGGGAAGCACCTTCTTCTTCTCCCAGGCTATTGCTCCCGTTATGAAACAGCAGAGCCAAGGCCGGATCATCAATATGTCCTCCTTCGGCGGACAGTTCGGACCCATGACTTCGAGCGCGGCCTATTCCGCTTCCAAGGCCGGGCAGCTCGCGTTAACCAAGGTATTCGCACGCGAGCTCGCTCCTTACAGCGTAACCGTGAACGCCGTCGCTCCGGCTTCCGTAAGGACACCGGAAATGGACAAGATGGACCCCGCCTTTATTGAAAAAATGGTTGAGACGATCCCCGTGGGGCGTGTCGGAGAATCGGAAGAGGTAGCGGAGCTCGTCTACTATTTGGCGGCCGGTTCCACCGGCTTCATCACCGGAGCGACCTTCGACATTAACGGCGGAAGGCTGATGCGGTAG